The following proteins are encoded in a genomic region of Comamonas resistens:
- the tatC gene encoding twin-arginine translocase subunit TatC → MSEPSKEDELAGTEQPFVQHLMELRDRLLYCIYGIGVALAILFFWPGPDGLIDFIAHPIKEHMPPGAKLIAVGVFSPFFVPLKVLMMVAVLLALPWLMYQIWAFVAPGLYSHEKKFALPLILFGSLLAYAGIAFVQFFVLGNMFKFIQHFTPASVAATPDIASYVEAILALYIAFAAAFQVPIVVMLLVRFGLVEIDKLKSFRGYFVVVAFIIAAVITPPDVISQLALAIPMCLLYEVGIVGARWFNKASRPEGELPESTEVDKPADQN, encoded by the coding sequence ATGTCCGAACCCTCTAAAGAAGACGAACTGGCCGGCACCGAGCAGCCGTTTGTGCAGCACCTGATGGAGCTGCGTGATCGACTGCTGTACTGCATCTACGGCATTGGCGTGGCGCTGGCCATTCTGTTTTTCTGGCCCGGCCCAGACGGGCTGATCGACTTTATCGCTCATCCCATCAAGGAGCACATGCCGCCCGGCGCCAAGCTGATTGCAGTGGGCGTGTTCTCGCCGTTCTTTGTGCCGCTCAAGGTGCTGATGATGGTGGCCGTGCTGTTGGCGCTGCCCTGGCTGATGTACCAGATATGGGCTTTTGTGGCGCCGGGCCTGTACAGCCATGAAAAGAAGTTTGCGCTGCCGCTGATCCTGTTCGGCAGCCTGCTGGCTTATGCCGGCATTGCCTTTGTGCAGTTCTTCGTGCTGGGCAATATGTTCAAGTTCATCCAGCACTTCACACCGGCCAGCGTGGCGGCGACGCCGGATATCGCTTCCTATGTGGAGGCCATCCTTGCGCTCTACATCGCGTTTGCGGCGGCCTTCCAGGTGCCTATCGTGGTGATGCTGCTGGTGCGCTTTGGCCTGGTGGAGATTGACAAGCTCAAGTCCTTCCGCGGCTACTTTGTCGTGGTGGCCTTCATCATTGCGGCCGTCATCACGCCTCCCGACGTGATTTCGCAACTGGCGCTGGCCATCCCCATGTGCCTGCTGTACGAGGTGGGCATTGTTGGCGCCCGCTGGTTCAACAAGGCATCGCGCCCCGAAGGCGAGTTGCCCGAAAGCACCGAAGTGGACAAGCCTGCCGATCAGAATTGA
- a CDS encoding DUF4870 family protein, protein MNDRDVVDVHSSTQSEIEGLKAWGWVSYLLHLIVAVAAVLPGAQVSVFLLIVAVIIDLVKRDDARGTWQESHFSWRLRSVLWAAVLYAVTFPFFLLGLLIFNPAWVVISIWFLYRIVRGMVAMNKNQSVQS, encoded by the coding sequence ATGAATGATCGAGACGTTGTGGATGTGCACAGCAGCACCCAGTCCGAAATCGAAGGCCTGAAGGCCTGGGGCTGGGTCAGCTATCTGCTGCACCTGATCGTGGCCGTGGCCGCCGTGCTGCCGGGTGCGCAGGTCAGCGTGTTTTTGCTGATCGTGGCCGTCATCATCGACCTGGTCAAACGTGACGATGCGCGCGGCACCTGGCAGGAGAGTCATTTCTCCTGGCGTCTGCGCAGCGTGCTGTGGGCCGCCGTGCTCTACGCCGTCACCTTCCCGTTCTTCCTGCTGGGCCTGTTGATCTTCAACCCCGCCTGGGTGGTGATCTCCATCTGGTTCCTCTACCGCATCGTGCGCGGCATGGTCGCCATGAACAAGAACCAGTCCGTTCAGTCCTGA
- a CDS encoding phosphoribosyl-ATP diphosphatase translates to MTSSQDSLARLAAVIESRKPANGGDPEKSYVARLLHKGPDAFLKKIGEEATEVVMAAKDAEHGGDKGEFLYEVADLWFHSMIALAHFGLTPAQVIAELERREGLSGLEEKALRKANERAEQEKGNA, encoded by the coding sequence ATGACTTCTTCTCAAGATTCTCTGGCCCGCCTGGCGGCGGTGATCGAAAGCCGCAAGCCCGCCAACGGTGGCGACCCCGAGAAAAGCTATGTGGCGCGCCTGCTGCACAAGGGCCCCGATGCCTTTCTCAAGAAGATCGGCGAGGAGGCCACCGAGGTCGTGATGGCGGCCAAGGATGCCGAGCACGGTGGTGACAAGGGCGAATTCCTTTACGAAGTGGCGGACTTGTGGTTTCACTCCATGATTGCCCTGGCACACTTTGGTCTCACGCCCGCGCAGGTCATCGCCGAGCTGGAGCGCCGTGAAGGTCTCAGCGGTCTGGAGGAAAAAGCCCTGCGCAAGGCCAATGAACGTGCCGAGCAGGAGAAAGGAAATGCCTGA
- the pdxA gene encoding 4-hydroxythreonine-4-phosphate dehydrogenase PdxA has product MFAAETTAALPIAITQGDCAGIGPEIIAKAFRAQPQLLRGCFVVGELQTLRRATALAARAADGEQGIAQPIAVIDQPQDAWSVPEGAIALLGLPGLAGPQPYGQISAAAGEAAARCVVWTAQAALRGEIAALVTAPLHKEALHLAGVAFPGHTELLQAEAAMHAGVSIAQMPVRMMLANDELRTVLVSIHVSLREAIEAVTQPQILQTLRITHQALSKSLGRSPRIAVAGLNPHAGEGGIFGREEIDIIAPAIAAARAEGIDASGPFAPDTVFMRARNTLDHPGEFDAVLAMYHDQGLIPVKYLGVEDGVNVTLGLPLVRTSPDHGTAFDIAGKGIADAASLLQAVQMARNLAA; this is encoded by the coding sequence ATGTTTGCTGCCGAAACAACTGCTGCCTTGCCCATAGCCATCACCCAGGGTGACTGCGCCGGCATTGGTCCCGAAATCATTGCCAAGGCTTTTCGTGCGCAGCCGCAGCTGCTGCGCGGCTGTTTTGTCGTGGGGGAATTGCAGACGCTGCGCCGTGCCACGGCCCTGGCGGCCAGGGCCGCCGACGGCGAACAAGGCATTGCTCAACCCATTGCCGTGATTGACCAACCGCAGGATGCCTGGTCTGTACCCGAAGGTGCGATCGCATTGCTGGGGCTGCCGGGGCTGGCTGGTCCTCAGCCCTATGGCCAGATATCGGCGGCGGCGGGCGAGGCGGCGGCCAGGTGCGTGGTCTGGACCGCGCAAGCGGCTTTGCGTGGCGAGATTGCGGCCCTGGTGACGGCGCCTTTGCACAAGGAAGCGCTGCATCTGGCAGGTGTCGCTTTTCCCGGTCACACCGAGCTGTTGCAGGCCGAGGCCGCCATGCATGCCGGTGTTTCGATTGCACAGATGCCGGTGCGCATGATGCTGGCCAACGACGAGTTGCGCACGGTGCTGGTCAGCATTCATGTCTCTTTGCGCGAAGCCATCGAGGCCGTCACGCAGCCGCAGATTCTGCAGACCTTGCGCATCACGCATCAGGCTTTGAGCAAAAGTCTGGGCCGCTCACCACGCATTGCCGTGGCCGGCTTGAACCCGCATGCAGGGGAGGGCGGCATTTTTGGCCGCGAGGAAATCGACATCATTGCGCCGGCGATTGCGGCTGCGCGGGCCGAAGGTATCGATGCATCCGGGCCCTTTGCACCCGATACCGTGTTCATGCGCGCGCGAAACACGCTGGATCACCCTGGGGAATTCGATGCAGTGTTGGCGATGTACCACGACCAAGGGTTGATCCCGGTCAAATATTTGGGTGTGGAGGACGGCGTGAATGTGACGCTGGGGCTGCCTCTGGTGCGCACCAGCCCGGATCACGGAACCGCTTTTGACATCGCCGGAAAAGGCATTGCCGACGCAGCCAGCCTGCTGCAGGCCGTGCAGATGGCGCGCAATCTGGCGGCCTGA
- a CDS encoding histidine triad nucleotide-binding protein has product MHDHDSHYDSSCIFCRIARGEIPSRKVYEDEEIFAFHDINPSAPVHFLMIPKKHIPSLAQVGAEDAALLGRMMVLAPKLALEQGCNPYPDGGFRVMVNTGTEGGQEVHHLHLHVKGGPRPWLKG; this is encoded by the coding sequence ATGCACGACCACGATTCCCACTACGATTCCAGCTGTATTTTCTGCCGCATTGCCAGGGGGGAGATCCCTTCGCGCAAGGTGTACGAGGATGAGGAAATCTTTGCTTTCCACGACATCAATCCATCGGCCCCGGTGCATTTCCTGATGATCCCCAAGAAGCACATTCCCTCCCTGGCCCAGGTTGGTGCCGAAGATGCGGCGCTGCTGGGACGCATGATGGTGCTGGCACCCAAGCTGGCGCTGGAACAGGGCTGCAATCCCTATCCCGATGGTGGCTTCCGTGTCATGGTCAATACCGGCACCGAAGGTGGTCAGGAAGTCCATCACCTGCATCTCCACGTCAAGGGCGGCCCCCGTCCCTGGCTCAAGGGCTGA
- a CDS encoding S1C family serine protease, which produces MKRTWLLFSQVVTVLVAIYFVVATLQPTWLQRGNVRSSAGVSLLQAPAAPAGEVAPGSFAPAARKAAPAVVSINTSKAVRHPRANDPWFQFFFGDQGPQEQSGLGSGVIISQDGYILTNNHVVEGADDIEVTLTDSRQAKAKVIGTDPETDLAILKIELDKLPVIVLGNSDQVAVGDRVLAIGNPFGVGQTVTSGIISALGRSQLGINTFENFIQTDAAINPGNSGGALVDANGSLLGINTAIYSRSGGSMGIGFAIPVSTAKMVLDGIVKDGKVTRGWIGVEPNELSPELAETFGVKADAGVIITGVLQAGPAAQAGMRPGDVIVKVGETDIHNVSQLLTAVAALKPGEASKFEVRRGDSEVALAITPGVRPAASTLQQGARRR; this is translated from the coding sequence ATGAAACGCACCTGGTTGCTGTTTTCGCAGGTCGTCACCGTGCTGGTGGCTATCTATTTTGTAGTAGCTACCCTACAGCCCACTTGGCTTCAGCGCGGAAATGTCCGCAGCAGTGCTGGCGTCTCCCTGCTGCAGGCCCCAGCTGCGCCAGCCGGTGAAGTCGCCCCTGGCAGCTTTGCACCTGCCGCCCGCAAGGCCGCACCCGCCGTGGTCAGCATCAACACCAGCAAGGCCGTGCGTCATCCACGCGCCAACGATCCCTGGTTCCAGTTCTTCTTTGGCGACCAGGGTCCGCAAGAGCAATCTGGTTTGGGTAGCGGCGTCATCATCAGTCAAGATGGCTACATCCTGACCAACAACCATGTGGTCGAAGGTGCCGACGATATCGAGGTCACGCTGACCGACAGCCGCCAGGCCAAGGCCAAGGTGATAGGCACCGACCCAGAGACCGATCTGGCCATTCTCAAGATCGAACTCGACAAGCTACCCGTCATCGTGCTGGGCAACTCCGATCAGGTGGCCGTGGGCGACCGCGTGCTGGCCATCGGCAACCCCTTCGGCGTGGGCCAGACCGTGACCAGCGGCATCATCAGCGCGCTGGGCCGCAGCCAGCTGGGCATCAACACCTTCGAGAACTTCATCCAGACCGATGCCGCCATCAACCCCGGCAACTCCGGCGGCGCACTGGTCGATGCCAACGGCAGCCTGCTGGGCATCAACACCGCCATCTATTCACGCTCGGGCGGCAGCATGGGCATAGGCTTTGCCATTCCAGTATCCACGGCCAAGATGGTGCTGGACGGCATCGTCAAGGACGGCAAGGTCACACGCGGCTGGATTGGCGTGGAGCCCAACGAGCTCTCGCCCGAGCTGGCCGAAACCTTTGGCGTCAAGGCCGATGCCGGCGTCATCATCACCGGCGTGCTGCAGGCCGGCCCCGCAGCCCAGGCCGGCATGCGCCCAGGCGATGTGATCGTCAAGGTCGGCGAAACCGACATCCACAATGTCTCGCAACTACTGACGGCCGTGGCCGCACTCAAGCCCGGTGAGGCCTCCAAGTTCGAAGTGCGCCGTGGCGACAGCGAAGTGGCTCTGGCCATCACCCCCGGCGTACGACCTGCGGCCAGCACCTTGCAGCAAGGCGCGCGCCGCCGCTAA
- a CDS encoding patatin-like phospholipase family protein encodes MAAATPHTLNLALQGGGSHGALTWGVLDALLEDDGLVFEGISGTSAGAMNAVVLAHGFAQAAAQEKKPADALHLGRDLARQALRELWEGVGTMGTMGNILWGVPLPGVPIMGVLNQFLSPYQTNPLNINPLRQLLTRVVDFDTLVHPENAAVVPKLFVCATNVRTGRGKIFTGEQVTADAIMASACLPQMFKAVEIDGEHYWDGGFSGNPALYPLLYETKSRDILLVQINPKESDKLPDSASEIMDRMNEVTFNAGLLAELRAIEFVVRMLEQKRLDSDRYKHVLMHRIDGGEVLKPFGASSKARADITLVRELFSLGRERAQEWLHRNREHLGVRQTLRFNDNMV; translated from the coding sequence ATGGCTGCAGCAACACCGCACACACTCAATCTGGCCTTGCAGGGCGGGGGATCGCATGGCGCCTTGACCTGGGGTGTGCTGGATGCGTTGCTGGAAGACGATGGACTGGTCTTTGAGGGCATCAGCGGCACCAGCGCCGGAGCCATGAACGCCGTGGTGCTGGCGCATGGCTTTGCCCAGGCAGCCGCGCAGGAGAAAAAACCGGCAGATGCCCTGCATCTGGGGCGGGATCTGGCCCGCCAGGCGCTGCGCGAGCTCTGGGAGGGCGTGGGAACCATGGGAACCATGGGCAATATTCTGTGGGGCGTGCCGCTGCCGGGCGTGCCCATCATGGGCGTACTCAACCAGTTCCTGTCTCCCTACCAGACCAATCCGCTCAATATCAACCCGCTGCGCCAGCTGCTGACCCGCGTGGTGGACTTCGACACCCTGGTGCATCCGGAAAACGCTGCCGTGGTTCCCAAGCTCTTTGTCTGCGCCACCAATGTACGCACGGGCCGCGGCAAGATCTTCACCGGGGAGCAGGTCACGGCGGACGCCATCATGGCCTCGGCCTGTCTGCCCCAGATGTTCAAGGCCGTGGAAATCGATGGCGAGCATTACTGGGACGGCGGTTTTTCGGGCAACCCGGCGCTGTATCCGCTGCTGTACGAGACCAAGAGCCGGGACATCCTGCTGGTGCAGATCAACCCCAAGGAGTCGGACAAGCTGCCCGATAGCGCCAGCGAGATCATGGACCGCATGAACGAGGTGACCTTCAACGCGGGCTTGCTGGCCGAGCTGCGAGCCATCGAGTTCGTGGTGCGCATGCTGGAGCAAAAACGCCTGGACTCGGATCGCTACAAGCATGTGCTGATGCACCGCATCGATGGCGGCGAGGTGCTCAAGCCCTTTGGTGCATCCAGCAAGGCGCGGGCCGATATCACCCTGGTGCGCGAGCTGTTCTCTCTGGGGCGCGAGCGCGCCCAGGAATGGCTGCACCGCAACCGCGAGCATCTCGGTGTGCGGCAGACGCTGCGATTCAACGACAATATGGTCTGA
- a CDS encoding MFS transporter: MTTLDTAAPITTSAAAKNRSLNREDYKTLGLSALGGTLEFYDFVVFVFFANVIGSLFFPAEMPEWMRQLQTLGIFAAGYLARPIGGILIAHFGDILGRKKMFTLSVFLMAVPTLVIGLLPTYASIGIAAPILLLLMRVMQGAAIGGEMPGAWVFVAEHAPQKRYGFAIGALTSGITGGIFLGSIIGVWLNSTYSQVEVHDWAWRIPFILGGVFGLVSVYLRKFLHETPIFQEMQARKAVDRELPIKTILRDHREASIVVALMTWVLSTAIVVVILFTPAYLQKVFHIAPADALKANAVATVTLTIGCVFWGWLSDKIGTRLSMIIGWGGMTATAYLFYLNLPGTEASLVCTYATVGFFVGAISLLPVVGVRAFPPEVRFTGLSFSYNMAYAVFGGLTPMLVSVWQQVDVMAPAHYVAAMGVLGVVMGFWPLACKGWQASVPLSR; encoded by the coding sequence ATGACTACGCTTGACACCGCCGCCCCGATAACCACGTCGGCTGCTGCGAAAAACCGTTCCCTGAACCGGGAGGACTACAAGACCCTGGGCCTGTCGGCCCTGGGCGGAACGCTGGAGTTCTATGACTTCGTGGTGTTCGTCTTTTTTGCCAATGTGATTGGCAGCCTGTTCTTTCCGGCGGAGATGCCTGAATGGATGCGCCAGCTGCAGACGCTGGGCATTTTTGCGGCTGGCTATCTGGCCCGCCCCATTGGCGGCATTCTGATTGCCCACTTCGGCGACATCCTGGGCCGCAAGAAAATGTTCACGCTGTCCGTCTTTCTGATGGCCGTGCCCACGCTGGTCATCGGCCTGTTGCCCACCTATGCCTCCATCGGCATCGCGGCGCCCATCCTGCTGCTGCTGATGCGTGTGATGCAGGGCGCAGCCATTGGTGGCGAGATGCCCGGTGCCTGGGTGTTCGTGGCCGAGCACGCACCGCAAAAACGTTATGGCTTTGCCATTGGCGCGCTGACCTCGGGCATTACCGGCGGCATTTTCCTGGGCTCCATCATTGGCGTATGGCTTAACAGCACGTACAGCCAGGTGGAAGTGCACGACTGGGCCTGGCGCATCCCCTTCATCCTGGGTGGGGTGTTTGGCCTGGTGTCGGTGTATCTGCGCAAGTTTCTGCACGAGACCCCCATCTTCCAGGAGATGCAGGCCCGCAAGGCCGTGGACCGCGAGCTGCCCATCAAGACCATTTTGCGTGACCACCGTGAGGCCAGCATCGTCGTTGCGCTGATGACCTGGGTGCTGTCCACAGCCATCGTGGTGGTGATTCTGTTCACGCCCGCCTATCTGCAAAAGGTCTTTCACATCGCTCCTGCGGATGCGCTCAAGGCCAATGCGGTGGCCACGGTGACGCTGACCATAGGCTGCGTGTTCTGGGGCTGGCTGTCCGACAAGATCGGCACCAGGCTGAGCATGATCATCGGCTGGGGCGGCATGACGGCCACTGCCTATCTGTTCTATCTGAACCTGCCAGGTACCGAGGCCTCGCTGGTCTGCACCTATGCGACGGTGGGATTCTTTGTGGGTGCCATCTCGCTGCTGCCCGTGGTGGGCGTGCGCGCCTTTCCGCCCGAGGTGCGCTTCACCGGTCTGTCCTTCTCGTACAACATGGCTTATGCGGTGTTCGGTGGTCTAACTCCCATGCTGGTCTCGGTGTGGCAACAGGTGGATGTGATGGCGCCTGCCCACTATGTGGCCGCCATGGGCGTGCTGGGTGTGGTCATGGGCTTCTGGCCGCTGGCCTGCAAGGGCTGGCAGGCTTCGGTCCCCCTGAGTCGCTGA
- the hisI gene encoding phosphoribosyl-AMP cyclohydrolase, whose amino-acid sequence MEWLDQVKWDEKGLVPVIAQEKDTGDVLMFAWMNREALAKTAELGRAVYFSRSRDKLWFKGEESGHVQTVHELRIDCDNDVVLMQVTQTGHEPGIACHTGRHSCFYSVLRDGQWTPIDPVLKDPDSIYK is encoded by the coding sequence ATGGAATGGCTAGATCAAGTCAAATGGGATGAAAAGGGCCTGGTGCCCGTCATCGCCCAGGAAAAAGACACAGGCGATGTGCTGATGTTTGCCTGGATGAACCGTGAGGCGCTGGCCAAGACGGCCGAGCTGGGCCGCGCCGTGTACTTCAGCCGTTCACGTGACAAGCTCTGGTTCAAGGGCGAGGAATCGGGCCATGTGCAGACCGTCCACGAGCTGCGCATCGACTGCGATAACGACGTCGTTCTCATGCAGGTCACGCAGACCGGACACGAGCCCGGCATTGCCTGCCATACGGGTCGGCACAGCTGTTTTTACAGCGTGTTGCGAGATGGACAGTGGACGCCCATTGATCCGGTCTTGAAAGATCCTGATTCCATCTACAAATAA
- a CDS encoding Nif3-like dinuclear metal center hexameric protein, translated as MSIERNNLLSVFNGLLQPERFKDYGPNGLQVEGKGEIRRIVSGVTASRALIEAAIDARADAIFVHHGLFWRGMDGRITGWLKERIRLLLAHDINLYAYHLPLDAHAELGNNAQLGARLGVQGQAAFGDQNLGWLADADFANADALNTHVQTVLGRSATLVSADASRPIHKLAWCTGGAQGFFEAAIAAGADAFITGEISEPQAHLARETGVSFIAAGHHATERYGAPAVADHVARECGIKHQWIEIDNPA; from the coding sequence ATGAGCATTGAGCGAAACAACCTGCTGTCCGTCTTCAATGGACTGCTGCAACCCGAGCGATTCAAGGACTACGGCCCCAATGGCCTGCAAGTGGAGGGCAAGGGCGAAATCCGCCGCATCGTCAGCGGCGTCACGGCCAGCCGTGCGTTGATCGAGGCCGCCATTGACGCCAGGGCCGATGCCATCTTCGTGCACCACGGCCTTTTCTGGCGCGGCATGGATGGTCGCATCACCGGTTGGCTCAAGGAACGCATACGCCTGCTGCTGGCCCATGACATCAATCTGTATGCCTACCATCTGCCGCTGGACGCCCATGCAGAGCTGGGCAATAACGCGCAGCTCGGCGCCAGGCTGGGTGTGCAAGGGCAGGCCGCATTCGGCGACCAGAACCTGGGCTGGCTGGCCGATGCCGATTTTGCCAATGCCGATGCGCTGAACACCCATGTGCAAACCGTGCTGGGACGCAGTGCCACCTTGGTCAGTGCAGATGCTTCGCGACCCATCCACAAGCTGGCCTGGTGCACAGGGGGTGCCCAGGGCTTTTTCGAGGCGGCCATTGCCGCAGGTGCCGACGCCTTCATCACGGGGGAGATTTCGGAGCCTCAGGCCCATCTGGCGCGTGAGACTGGGGTGAGCTTTATTGCGGCCGGCCACCATGCGACCGAGCGTTATGGCGCACCGGCTGTGGCTGACCATGTGGCGCGGGAGTGCGGCATAAAGCACCAGTGGATAGAGATCGATAATCCCGCCTGA
- the hisF gene encoding imidazole glycerol phosphate synthase subunit HisF codes for MLAKRIIPCLDVTGGRVVKGVNFLELRDAGDPVEIAARYNAQGADELTFLDITATSDGRDLILPIIEAVASQVFIPLTVGGGVRTVDDVRRLLNAGADKTSFNSAAISNPDTINACSDKYGAQCIVVAIDAKRRTPEDEQRIGPAGTPMGPGWDVYSHGGRKNVGLDVVRWAEEMARRGAGEILLTSMDKDGTKSGFDLKLTRAVADAVGVPVIASGGVGNLDDLADGVTIGGADAVLAASIFHYGEYTVQQAKECMRARGIPVRL; via the coding sequence ATGCTTGCCAAACGCATCATTCCCTGTCTTGACGTCACCGGTGGCCGCGTGGTCAAGGGCGTCAACTTTCTGGAGCTGCGCGATGCGGGCGACCCGGTGGAAATCGCCGCGCGCTACAACGCCCAGGGTGCGGACGAGCTGACTTTTCTGGACATCACCGCCACCAGCGATGGCCGCGATCTGATCCTGCCCATCATCGAGGCCGTGGCCTCGCAGGTCTTCATTCCGCTGACCGTGGGCGGCGGCGTGCGCACGGTGGACGATGTGCGCCGTTTGCTCAACGCAGGGGCCGACAAGACCAGCTTCAACTCGGCCGCCATTTCCAACCCCGACACCATCAACGCCTGCAGCGACAAGTACGGCGCGCAGTGCATCGTCGTGGCCATCGATGCCAAGCGCCGCACGCCCGAAGACGAGCAGCGCATAGGCCCTGCCGGCACGCCCATGGGCCCGGGCTGGGATGTGTACAGCCATGGCGGTCGCAAGAATGTGGGCCTCGATGTGGTGCGCTGGGCCGAAGAAATGGCCAGGCGCGGCGCCGGCGAGATCCTGCTGACGAGCATGGACAAGGACGGCACCAAGAGCGGCTTTGACCTGAAGCTGACCCGCGCCGTGGCCGATGCCGTGGGCGTGCCCGTGATCGCCTCGGGCGGTGTGGGCAATCTGGACGATCTGGCCGATGGTGTCACCATAGGCGGCGCCGATGCCGTGCTGGCCGCCAGCATCTTCCACTACGGTGAATACACGGTGCAGCAGGCCAAGGAATGCATGCGCGCGCGCGGCATTCCCGTACGCTTGTAA
- the tatB gene encoding Sec-independent protein translocase protein TatB, producing MFDIGLSKMALIGAVALVVIGPEKLPRVARMVGTMLGRAQRYVADVKAEVNRSMELDELRKMKETVEGAARDVESSIRTQASDLEKDLSDATKDLRDDAHMTSASSYESYGSDGGYGSYGESDTHSAVVPSYRHPRKNWRLKRGAVPQWYKARAGVRTKVQSGAARVARFRPKKFH from the coding sequence ATGTTTGATATTGGCCTGTCCAAGATGGCTCTGATCGGAGCCGTGGCCCTGGTGGTCATCGGCCCCGAGAAGCTGCCGCGCGTTGCCCGCATGGTGGGCACGATGCTGGGCCGGGCGCAGCGTTATGTGGCCGACGTCAAGGCGGAAGTCAACCGCTCCATGGAGCTGGATGAGTTGCGCAAGATGAAGGAAACGGTCGAGGGTGCTGCGCGGGATGTGGAGTCCAGCATTCGCACCCAGGCCTCTGACCTCGAAAAGGACTTGAGCGATGCGACCAAGGATTTGCGCGACGACGCGCATATGACTTCCGCATCGTCGTACGAGTCCTATGGCTCGGATGGCGGCTATGGCAGCTATGGCGAGTCCGATACGCACAGCGCCGTGGTGCCCAGCTACCGACACCCGCGCAAGAACTGGCGCCTCAAGCGTGGTGCCGTGCCGCAGTGGTACAAGGCGCGCGCAGGCGTGCGCACCAAGGTTCAGTCGGGTGCAGCGCGCGTGGCGCGTTTTCGGCCCAAGAAGTTCCATTGA
- the mscL gene encoding large conductance mechanosensitive channel protein MscL, whose translation MGMMQEFREFAIKGNVMDLAVGVIIGGAFGKIVDSVVSDLIMPLVGLIFGKLDFSNLFVVLGTMPEGVPRTLDALKKAGVPVFAYGSFITVAVNFLILAFIIFIMVKQINRLKREAPAAPEEAPATPEDIQLLREIRDSLNRKA comes from the coding sequence ATGGGCATGATGCAAGAATTCCGCGAATTCGCAATCAAGGGAAACGTGATGGATCTCGCCGTGGGCGTGATCATTGGCGGCGCGTTTGGCAAGATCGTGGACTCGGTGGTCAGCGATCTGATCATGCCTCTGGTAGGCCTGATCTTTGGCAAGCTGGACTTCTCCAATCTGTTTGTGGTGCTGGGCACCATGCCCGAGGGTGTGCCGCGCACACTGGACGCATTGAAGAAGGCCGGAGTTCCTGTTTTTGCCTACGGCAGCTTCATCACCGTGGCGGTGAACTTCCTGATTCTGGCCTTCATCATCTTCATCATGGTCAAGCAAATCAACCGTCTCAAGCGCGAAGCACCGGCCGCTCCAGAAGAAGCGCCTGCTACGCCTGAAGACATCCAGCTGCTGCGCGAGATCCGCGACAGCCTCAATCGCAAAGCCTGA
- the tatA gene encoding Sec-independent protein translocase subunit TatA, producing MGSFSIWHWLIVLLIVVLVFGTKKLKNIGNDLGGAVKGFKDGMKEGTTDPASTPAAGQVASQQAADKATIDVEAKQKS from the coding sequence ATGGGCTCGTTTTCTATCTGGCACTGGCTGATCGTGCTGCTCATCGTGGTTCTGGTGTTCGGCACCAAGAAGCTCAAGAACATCGGCAACGATCTGGGCGGCGCCGTCAAGGGTTTCAAGGATGGCATGAAGGAAGGCACAACCGACCCCGCATCCACTCCCGCTGCTGGTCAGGTTGCCAGCCAGCAGGCTGCAGACAAGGCCACCATCGACGTGGAAGCCAAGCAAAAGAGCTGA